A region of Streptomyces deccanensis DNA encodes the following proteins:
- a CDS encoding 2,4'-dihydroxyacetophenone dioxygenase family protein — translation MTASEEIMAQYVATEARVDRMRDKYALEEGYISEDSSPWVPFVPNVFIKHLTFDVRGSSAANVLWVQEGGTLGRHRHRGPVSGYVLEGSWRYLEYDWVGRPGDFVRESPGRSHTLYSEHGMKTMFWLDGPLDFLDEQDRVMETVDVFWFIDHYETYCRENGLKINERLYL, via the coding sequence ATGACCGCATCCGAAGAGATCATGGCGCAGTACGTCGCGACCGAGGCACGCGTGGACCGCATGCGGGACAAGTACGCCCTGGAGGAGGGGTACATCAGCGAGGACAGCAGCCCCTGGGTGCCGTTCGTGCCCAACGTGTTCATCAAGCACCTCACCTTCGACGTGCGCGGCAGCAGCGCCGCCAACGTGCTGTGGGTGCAGGAGGGCGGCACGCTCGGCCGCCACCGTCACCGCGGCCCGGTCTCCGGCTACGTGCTCGAAGGCAGCTGGCGCTACCTGGAGTACGACTGGGTCGGCAGACCCGGGGACTTCGTCCGGGAGAGCCCGGGGCGCAGTCACACCCTCTACTCCGAGCACGGCATGAAGACGATGTTCTGGCTCGACGGCCCGCTGGACTTCCTCGACGAGCAGGACCGGGTGATGGAGACGGTCGACGTGTTCTGGTTCATCGACCACTACGAGACCTACTGCCGGGAGAACGGTCTGAAGATCAACGAACGGCTCTACCTCTGA